The DNA sequence AGCACAAGACCGGTGACGTTGGACAGGTTGCCGAGTTTGGGCGGGATCGGGCCGGTCAATTCGTTGGCGTTGAGCCACATGTACTCCAAGCTGCCGAGATTGCCGAGTTCGGGCGGGATCGGGCCGGTGACGCGAGTGCCACGGATCGAAAGCCGCTCCAGGTTGGAGAGGTTCCCGAGTTCGGACGGAATCGGGCCCGTGAGAGGGTTTTCGCCGATGAACAGTTGCTTGAGGCTGGCGAGGCTGCCCAGTTCCCGCGGGATCGGGCCGGTCAGGTTGTTGGTGCCGAGACTAAGATCCGTCAGATTTTCAAGAGCGCCCAGTTCCGGCGGGATAGCGCCGCTGAGGTTGTTGTCGAAGAGGTTCAGGTCTTCCAGGTTGGCGAGGCTGTGCAATTCGGGCGGGATCGGGCCCGTCAGGTCATTATTGGAGAGCCAAAGCCAGGTCAACTTGGCGAGGTTGCCCAGTTCCGGCGGGATCGGACCCGTGAACTGGTTCCCCGAGAGATAGACTCGGCTCAGGTTGGAGAGGTTCCCGAGTTCGGGCGGGATCGGACCCTGCAGGTTGTTGTCCCCGAGCCACAAAACGCTGACGCGGCCTTCAACGTCAACGAAGACGCCCTGCCACTCTTCCAACGGGGCGTCGGTCAGCCAGTTCTCACTCTCGATCCAGGTCGGCCCATCCGTTGCTTCGTAGAGCGCGACCAGGATGTCGCGGTCCGTCAGCGGCGCGCACTTACTGCCTGAGCCTTCGTGCGCCGAAATGGCGTTCAGCCACGCTTGGAACAACTCCTCAACCGGAGCGCACAGCTCGGTGTCCGCGTAGTGGAACACCTGAAGAGAGAGACGGGCCAATTCCAGCGGCAACCTTCCGGAAAGGGTGTTGGAGTCGATCCGCAACTCGGTCAACTGCGCCAGTTGGCCCAAGATTCTGGGGAGCCGTCCTGTCAGTCCATTCCCACTCAGATCGAGCCCCGTCACTCGTCCCAGGGAGTCGGCGCTCACTCCATGCCATTCACTCACAGCACCGTCCCCGCTCCAGCCACCGGAATTCGTCCAATCCTCACCGCCTGTGTTTCGGAAAAACGAATCGAGCACAGCCACGTCGGACTCGTTGCAGTACGGCCCTGCGTGTCGTTTGATCCCTTTCAACCAAGCGATGAATTCGGTCGTGCCGGGGGCGCACAGGCCCAAATTGTGGGAATACAAGAAAGTGTCCAGTTGGCCGAGTTGCAAAAGGTCTGACGGGATCGGACCCGTCAGCTCGTTCCAATCGAGTTCCAGCCACCACAACTGGGACAGCTTTCCCAACTCCGGCGGGATCGGGCCTGTTAACCGGTTCCTTCCGAGGTGTAGGCTCTGCAAGCGAGAGAGGTGCCCAAGTTGCGCCGGGATCGGGCCTCGTAGCTGGTTGCTATGGAGGGACAGGAATTCCAAATTGGAGAGATTCCCGAGTTCCATCGGGATCGGCCCGGTCAGCCGATTAATGCTGAGGCGCAGGATTTCCAGATGAGAAAGGCGCCCAAGTTCTTGTGGGATCATTCCCGTCAGCCGGTTGGCAACGAGTTGCAGTACCTCCAGGCCGGAGAGGCGCCCGAGTTCCGGAGGAATCTTGCCCTCCAATCGATTCTGACTGAGATCCAGGACCCTCAGGTGGGACAGCGAGCCCAGTTCCGGCGGGATCTCCCCCGTCAATTGGTTCTGACTGAGATCCAGGACTCTCAGGAGGGTGAGCGAACCCAGTTCCGGCGGGATCGGCCCGGTCAATCCGTTCCCAATCTTCTGCTGTCCTCCGTCTTCAGTGTCGACCCACTCGGCCATCCGCAATCCGATCACCCGACCCCGGCTGTCCACCTCGACCCCGTACCACTCCCCCAGTGGGACGTCGGTCAGCCAGTTGTCGCTGCGGGTCCAACCCGATCCACCCAGCGCATCGAACAGCGTCCCCAGCGCCATCCGCTCGGAAACGGACACCGTCACCGTGACCGACGCCGTGGCCGTCTGTCCGTCCGTTCCCGTCACCGTGATGCGGTAGGTCGTGGTGACGTTCGGCGTCACCGTCCGAGACCCGGACGTCGGCACCATGCCGATGTCCGGGGAGATCTCCGCGCTCTCCGCATTCGTCGACGACCACGTCAATGTCACATTCTGTCCCCGATCGATCGACGTCGGTGAAGCCGACAGCGTCACCGTCGGAGGGGGAGCCTGGCCGCCGTCGATCCCTACCCCGTCCGGGATCTGAATCGCCGGCACCGCCGAGAGCGAGGAGGTTCCCTTCCCGAATCGCAGTCCCAGCGGGGAAAACCCGGATTCGTCCTCCGTTCGCAGGAACAGGAGGCCTCGAAAGTCCGCCAGAAATCCCGTATCCACTCCCGGGACATCGAACCATTCCGGAAGCGTGAGCGCGCCCTGATGGAAGTCTCTCCAAGGGACGAACACTCCGTTCAATGGGTCGTTTCCCTCCTCGTCGCGGAGTCTCAACTCGATCCTGGAATCTGCATCCGGTTTGAAGAGGGCCAGTCCCGCCCCCACGGTTCCCGATTCTTCTACGAACAGAGCGAATTCCTTCCCCAACCGGGCCGGCTCGACACTGACTTCGATCCCCGTTTGGACGTGCCGGTAGGTCAACAGTCCACTCACCGCCGCCGAATCGGTCTCGACCTCGATCCAGCCCCGCCGAATGGATCCGGATCCGGCGCTTCTCAAGATTCGACTGCCCAGCGCCGGAATCTCCAACGTCAGATCGGAATCGAACAGATCCCGCACCAGTTGTCCGTCCGGGTCGCGAACTTGGCCCCGGACCTGGGCCGCGGCGTCCGGATCGACGTTGCTGAGTACCAGCTGCACGGCCCATCCCCCTCCGTCGACATAGTCGGGAAAGATAAGGTCCGTCCCTTGAGATTCCTCACTTTGGGTCCGAATCGCCGGCACTGCCGAGAGGGAAGACGTTCCTTTCCCGAACCGCAGCCCCAACGGGGCGAAGGGAGATTCGTCTTCGGTCTCCAGGAACAACAGGCCACGAAAGTCGGTCAGGAACCCCGTATCCACCCCATCGGCGGTGAACCATTCCGGGAGCGTGCGCGCCGCCTGGTGAAAATCCACCCAGGGAACGAATCCACCCTCCAAGGGATCGTCCCCTTCCTCATCGCGGATTCGCAACTCGAGACGCGACGAGGCGGCCGGTTTGAAGACCGCGACGCCGGCGCCGACCGTCGGCGTTTCCTCGACGAACAAGGCGAATCGGGGTCCCAATTCGACGGGTTCGACGCCGACTTCGATCCCAGATTGGGCGTGCCGATAGGTCAACAGTCCGCTGATCGTCGCCACATCGGTCCGGACCTGGATCCAACCCCGCCGAATGGCACCTGAGCCGGCGCTTTTCAAGATTCGACTGCCCAGGGATGGAATCTCCAACGTCAATTCCGAATCGAACAGGTCCAGGACCGGTTGTCGGTCCGGGTCGTAGACATCCACGCGGACTTCGGCCGCGGCCTCCGGGTCGACGTTGCTGATGACCAACTGTACCGACCATCCGCCCCCGTCGACGTAATCCGGGAAGACCAGAATTGTCTCTCCCGTTTCCTGCGCCTGATCTTCGATCGAGTCGTTCGCCGCCCGGCGAACGTTCTCTGACGGTGGACCGCCCGTTTGCGCCGACGACAGGACGAAAAACAGCCACCAGACAAAGAAAGGGCCCGAGAAGGAGTGAAATCGAAGAGCCATCATGTTCATGTCAGGACGGGTATGGGACAAGTTCGCAGCCGGCCTTTCGGGGCCTCCGAGACTCGGTCGGCTTGATATTGGAACCTAAGACTACATTCGGATTAGGTGCACGGGAAGAGGCTCCTCGTGGGGTGGATAACTGAGGAGCGGCGGCAAACACTGCTACAGTCCACTGTGGACTCAACGACAGTTTCGCGCGGAGCAACGAGAAGCTCAGGATCGTCTTCGA is a window from the Acidobacteriota bacterium genome containing:
- a CDS encoding leucine-rich repeat domain-containing protein; its protein translation is MMALRFHSFSGPFFVWWLFFVLSSAQTGGPPSENVRRAANDSIEDQAQETGETILVFPDYVDGGGWSVQLVISNVDPEAAAEVRVDVYDPDRQPVLDLFDSELTLEIPSLGSRILKSAGSGAIRRGWIQVRTDVATISGLLTYRHAQSGIEVGVEPVELGPRFALFVEETPTVGAGVAVFKPAASSRLELRIRDEEGDDPLEGGFVPWVDFHQAARTLPEWFTADGVDTGFLTDFRGLLFLETEDESPFAPLGLRFGKGTSSLSAVPAIRTQSEESQGTDLIFPDYVDGGGWAVQLVLSNVDPDAAAQVRGQVRDPDGQLVRDLFDSDLTLEIPALGSRILRSAGSGSIRRGWIEVETDSAAVSGLLTYRHVQTGIEVSVEPARLGKEFALFVEESGTVGAGLALFKPDADSRIELRLRDEEGNDPLNGVFVPWRDFHQGALTLPEWFDVPGVDTGFLADFRGLLFLRTEDESGFSPLGLRFGKGTSSLSAVPAIQIPDGVGIDGGQAPPPTVTLSASPTSIDRGQNVTLTWSSTNAESAEISPDIGMVPTSGSRTVTPNVTTTYRITVTGTDGQTATASVTVTVSVSERMALGTLFDALGGSGWTRSDNWLTDVPLGEWYGVEVDSRGRVIGLRMAEWVDTEDGGQQKIGNGLTGPIPPELGSLTLLRVLDLSQNQLTGEIPPELGSLSHLRVLDLSQNRLEGKIPPELGRLSGLEVLQLVANRLTGMIPQELGRLSHLEILRLSINRLTGPIPMELGNLSNLEFLSLHSNQLRGPIPAQLGHLSRLQSLHLGRNRLTGPIPPELGKLSQLWWLELDWNELTGPIPSDLLQLGQLDTFLYSHNLGLCAPGTTEFIAWLKGIKRHAGPYCNESDVAVLDSFFRNTGGEDWTNSGGWSGDGAVSEWHGVSADSLGRVTGLDLSGNGLTGRLPRILGQLAQLTELRIDSNTLSGRLPLELARLSLQVFHYADTELCAPVEELFQAWLNAISAHEGSGSKCAPLTDRDILVALYEATDGPTWIESENWLTDAPLEEWQGVFVDVEGRVSVLWLGDNNLQGPIPPELGNLSNLSRVYLSGNQFTGPIPPELGNLAKLTWLWLSNNDLTGPIPPELHSLANLEDLNLFDNNLSGAIPPELGALENLTDLSLGTNNLTGPIPRELGSLASLKQLFIGENPLTGPIPSELGNLSNLERLSIRGTRVTGPIPPELGNLGSLEYMWLNANELTGPIPPKLGNLSNVTGLVL